In Holophagales bacterium, one DNA window encodes the following:
- a CDS encoding sugar phosphorylase, with translation MSEARRHLPAPDYTRPLLQLTSSQRDRLLTVLVSLYGDEVASRCFPELLRLMRSYYAHKTPEMNAAEREFDPCSRFDERDVVLITYGDLLASPGRRPLEALDEVLSRRFPGTFNTIHLLPFFPYSSDRGFAVVDFQEVDPRLGSWEDIERLGERFRLMFDGVFNHVSSKSRWFQRFLNCRPGYEEYFVSFSTKEAISPDHLRLIQRPRTTDLLTPFHTMEGVKWVWTTFGPDQVDLNFRNPEVLLRVVEVLLLYVRRGADIVRLDAVSYIWRQLGTDCAHLAQAHALVQLFRSILDVVAPRVALISEANAPHEANLAYFGDGWNESQLLYNFALPPLTLHTFLTGDASHLSRWAETLATPTKATAFFNFLDSHDGIGLQGARGILSAEETDAMIRRVEEAGGLVSYRSDGTGASRPYELNVTWYSALNREDAGEDEALQISRFIASRSIALALAGVPGVYLPSLFGSKNDIDAVRSGEGSRAINRDTIDLPMLEQMLGDERTWVAKVARRFEQLVRTRIATAAFHPAASQQILTGHRHVFAILRVPAAGDCVLALTNVTERRQRFRCSRTRLGRFAARWRDLLSEAEVTTTPAGIEVTLAPYAVLWLSPANRAAREG, from the coding sequence CTGTCTGAGGCGCGGCGCCACCTCCCGGCACCGGACTACACGCGGCCTCTGCTTCAGCTGACCAGCTCCCAACGAGACCGCCTGTTGACGGTTCTCGTGTCGCTTTACGGCGACGAGGTTGCTTCTCGGTGTTTTCCCGAGCTGCTTCGCCTCATGCGGTCCTACTACGCACACAAGACGCCGGAGATGAATGCTGCGGAGCGCGAGTTCGATCCGTGTTCCCGGTTCGACGAGCGCGACGTCGTCCTCATCACCTATGGAGACCTTCTCGCGAGCCCGGGCCGCCGTCCCCTCGAGGCGCTCGACGAGGTGCTCTCGCGCAGGTTCCCGGGGACCTTCAACACGATCCACCTGCTGCCCTTCTTTCCCTATTCGTCCGACCGCGGATTCGCCGTCGTGGACTTTCAGGAGGTCGATCCACGACTCGGCTCGTGGGAGGACATCGAACGCCTTGGCGAGCGATTCCGGCTGATGTTCGACGGCGTCTTCAACCACGTTTCGTCGAAGAGCCGCTGGTTTCAGCGCTTCCTCAACTGCCGACCGGGCTACGAGGAGTACTTCGTCTCCTTCTCGACGAAGGAGGCGATCTCGCCGGACCATCTCCGCCTCATTCAACGGCCGAGAACGACGGATCTGCTGACACCGTTCCACACCATGGAGGGCGTCAAGTGGGTGTGGACGACGTTCGGCCCCGACCAGGTGGACCTCAATTTCCGCAATCCGGAGGTTCTGCTGCGGGTTGTCGAGGTCTTGCTGCTCTACGTCCGCCGTGGCGCCGACATCGTTCGCCTCGACGCGGTCTCGTACATCTGGCGCCAACTCGGCACGGATTGCGCTCATCTCGCACAGGCCCACGCGCTCGTCCAGCTCTTCCGCTCGATCCTGGACGTCGTCGCCCCGCGAGTGGCGCTCATCTCCGAGGCGAACGCTCCGCACGAAGCCAACCTCGCGTACTTCGGCGACGGGTGGAACGAGTCGCAGCTGCTCTACAACTTCGCGCTCCCGCCATTGACCTTGCACACGTTCCTGACCGGCGATGCTTCGCATCTCAGCCGCTGGGCTGAGACGCTCGCAACACCGACGAAGGCGACCGCATTCTTCAACTTCCTCGACTCCCACGACGGGATCGGACTGCAGGGAGCCAGGGGAATCCTGAGCGCGGAAGAGACGGACGCCATGATTCGCCGTGTCGAAGAGGCCGGCGGCCTGGTCTCGTATCGCAGCGACGGCACCGGTGCCAGCAGGCCCTACGAGCTGAATGTCACCTGGTACAGCGCGCTCAACCGCGAGGACGCCGGCGAGGACGAAGCCCTCCAGATCTCCCGCTTCATCGCCTCGCGCTCCATCGCGCTGGCACTCGCCGGGGTGCCGGGCGTCTACCTGCCGAGCCTCTTCGGTTCGAAGAACGACATCGACGCGGTCCGCTCGGGCGAGGGGAGCCGGGCGATCAACCGCGACACGATCGACCTGCCGATGCTCGAACAGATGCTGGGCGACGAGCGGACCTGGGTCGCGAAGGTGGCGCGGCGCTTCGAGCAACTGGTCCGGACCCGCATTGCCACGGCGGCCTTCCATCCTGCGGCCTCGCAACAGATCCTCACCGGCCACCGACATGTCTTCGCCATCCTGCGGGTGCCGGCGGCGGGCGACTGCGTGCTCGCGCTGACCAACGTGACCGAACGGAGACAACGTTTCCGCTGCTCGCGGACCCGACTCGGCAGGTTCGCCGCACGCTGGAGGGACCTGCTCTCGGAGGCCGAGGTGACGACGACACCTGCCGGCATCGAAGTCACCCTCGCCCCCTATGCCGTGCTCTGGTTGTCTCCCGCCAACCGAGCCGCCCGCGAGGGATGA
- the clcA gene encoding H(+)/Cl(-) exchange transporter ClcA, which yields MARASPDRARYDGRVEPSETRSREGSRPARSARHLLDQLRRRHERRRRLFPRAIAVGVVAGLVASLFRAGIERAEDGRTLLLHRLHAFGLAGLMGTVLLGASGACFAVWLVRRFEPSAAGSGIPQLKAVLHRLRPMSGGRLLVVKFVGGVSAIASGLALGREGPTIQMGGAIGRLVARWLPSSSHERGVLIASGAGAGLAAAFNAPLAGMMFVLEEIQKNFAPGVFSSTFVACVVADAVSRLLFGQSAVFHTSPIAAPPVAALPLFLVLGALVGILAVLFNRGLLATLHLVDGVAPKWRLGVAAAVGGALALVAWDAPGLIGGGGAMVERALSGKGLVGALLLTLAVRFVLTLSSYGTGAPGGIFAPLLVLGSQAGLAAGVAAAGLLPALVGEPRAWAVAGMAALFAGTVRAPLTGIVLMLEMTDSYSLMLPLLAASFAAQWVTERLGEAPIYDSLLDRELRRTGETEVLEGALMLELDVLPDAPFAGRRVAELGLPAGCLIVALERRGRSVVVTGGTKLLTGDRLQVVVAPQAESAVGALRIGVGVEGGH from the coding sequence ATGGCTCGAGCTAGCCCTGACCGAGCGCGGTACGATGGCCGTGTGGAGCCTAGCGAGACTCGCAGCAGGGAAGGATCTCGGCCAGCGCGTTCGGCTCGGCACCTTCTCGACCAGCTCCGGCGTAGACACGAACGCCGCCGCCGGCTCTTTCCCCGTGCCATCGCCGTCGGGGTCGTCGCCGGTCTCGTGGCCTCGCTCTTTCGGGCAGGGATCGAGCGCGCGGAAGATGGAAGGACACTGCTGCTCCATCGGCTCCACGCCTTCGGTCTTGCCGGGCTGATGGGGACGGTGTTGCTCGGGGCCTCGGGCGCCTGCTTCGCCGTGTGGCTGGTCCGGCGGTTCGAGCCGTCCGCCGCCGGAAGCGGGATTCCGCAGCTCAAGGCCGTCCTCCATCGCCTGCGTCCGATGTCGGGCGGACGCCTCCTCGTGGTCAAGTTCGTCGGCGGCGTCAGTGCCATCGCCTCCGGTCTCGCGCTCGGGCGCGAGGGGCCGACGATTCAGATGGGCGGCGCCATCGGAAGGCTCGTCGCGCGCTGGCTGCCGAGCTCGAGTCACGAGCGTGGCGTGCTCATCGCCTCGGGAGCCGGCGCCGGGTTGGCAGCAGCGTTCAATGCTCCGCTGGCCGGGATGATGTTCGTGCTCGAGGAGATTCAGAAGAACTTCGCTCCGGGTGTCTTCAGCAGCACCTTTGTCGCCTGTGTCGTGGCCGACGCGGTGAGCCGCCTCTTGTTCGGGCAGAGCGCCGTGTTCCACACTTCGCCGATCGCGGCTCCCCCCGTTGCTGCATTGCCGCTTTTTCTCGTGCTCGGAGCGCTCGTGGGGATTCTGGCAGTCCTCTTCAATCGTGGACTGCTCGCCACGCTCCACCTGGTCGATGGCGTCGCGCCGAAATGGCGGCTCGGCGTCGCGGCGGCAGTCGGTGGCGCGCTCGCCCTCGTGGCGTGGGACGCTCCGGGGTTGATCGGCGGTGGCGGCGCGATGGTCGAGCGCGCTTTGTCCGGCAAAGGTCTGGTCGGAGCGCTCTTGCTGACGCTCGCCGTGCGTTTCGTACTGACGCTGTCGAGCTACGGCACGGGAGCACCGGGGGGTATTTTCGCCCCTCTCCTGGTGCTCGGCTCCCAGGCGGGATTGGCGGCCGGTGTCGCCGCTGCCGGGCTCCTTCCCGCTCTCGTCGGTGAGCCGAGGGCGTGGGCGGTGGCGGGAATGGCGGCGCTTTTCGCGGGTACCGTGCGAGCACCTCTCACCGGGATCGTCCTGATGCTGGAGATGACCGACAGCTACAGCCTCATGCTGCCGTTGCTGGCCGCGAGCTTCGCGGCCCAATGGGTGACCGAGCGGCTCGGCGAAGCGCCGATCTACGATTCACTTCTGGATCGCGAGCTGCGCCGGACCGGGGAGACCGAGGTCCTCGAAGGCGCGCTCATGCTCGAGCTCGACGTGCTTCCCGATGCGCCGTTCGCCGGCAGGCGCGTGGCCGAGCTCGGACTTCCGGCCGGCTGTCTCATCGTCGCTCTCGAGCGACGTGGGCGGTCGGTCGTGGTGACAGGGGGGACCAAGCTCCTCACCGGCGACCGGCTGCAGGTGGTGGTGGCGCCGCAAGCGGAGAGCGCGGTCGGAGCCTTGCGAATCGGGGTTGGAGTGGAAGGCGGTCACTGA
- a CDS encoding SLC13 family permease, with amino-acid sequence MPEPHAFAVLAVAATAFYLYTRPRLRAELVSLALLLALIVIFHLFPHAGAASRMTDTEVLQAFGHPALVAICSLMILARGLTMTGAMEPAMRWLARVWGWSRPIGLLVTLLLTGAASAFVNDTPVLVLALPMLLGLAERVGYPASKTLMPVNFGILAGGMLTSVGTSTNLLVLSIAADLGMRPMGIFDFSSTALGAFAVALPYLWLVAPRLLPANPTTSVSSGRLFDTQLVLDASSTRLLGRTPAELEKMLGRALPLTGFLRGGQVQAVDAGGKLSPGDVLLLRDTPGGLRELASTFQVQLFDREGVGRFVEADTAQGDSFLAEVVIDSESSLVGRSLRHARFAESHHVVAIGFRGGVEGLLRDGRGLADKTLAAGDVLLVQGRKERLAELRSTPGLLLLDSSTPMPRSPLAPWALGIMAAVVLAAAGKWLPIHVAAFLGVVAMLLTGCVKLEGLGRAISLEVVLLVASSVALGQSLVHTGAAAWVAGGVAALAMHVPPAAQVALFMAFAALLTNFVSNSAAAAVGTPIAVATAVQLGSPLEPFVLAILFGANLSYATPMAYQTNLLVMSAARYTFRDFLRVGTPLVVLMLATLSLLLARRYGL; translated from the coding sequence ATGCCCGAGCCGCACGCCTTTGCCGTTCTCGCCGTGGCCGCCACCGCGTTCTATCTCTACACCCGGCCACGGCTTCGCGCGGAGCTCGTCTCGCTCGCGCTCCTGCTGGCGCTGATCGTCATCTTTCATCTCTTCCCGCACGCTGGCGCCGCATCCCGAATGACCGACACCGAAGTCCTCCAGGCTTTCGGTCACCCGGCATTGGTCGCCATCTGCTCGCTGATGATTCTCGCGCGCGGTCTCACGATGACGGGCGCCATGGAGCCGGCCATGCGCTGGCTCGCTCGAGTCTGGGGCTGGAGCCGGCCCATCGGGCTGCTGGTCACGCTCCTGCTCACTGGCGCCGCCAGCGCCTTCGTCAACGACACGCCGGTGCTGGTGTTGGCGCTGCCGATGCTGCTCGGACTGGCGGAGCGCGTCGGGTACCCGGCCTCGAAGACTCTGATGCCGGTGAACTTCGGCATCCTCGCCGGCGGCATGCTGACCAGCGTCGGCACGTCGACGAACCTCCTCGTCCTGTCGATCGCCGCCGACCTCGGCATGCGTCCGATGGGGATCTTCGACTTCTCTTCGACCGCGCTCGGGGCCTTCGCGGTCGCTCTGCCCTACCTCTGGCTCGTCGCTCCGCGTCTCCTTCCCGCCAATCCGACGACCAGCGTGAGCTCGGGTCGGCTCTTCGACACCCAACTGGTGCTCGACGCGAGCTCCACACGGCTGCTCGGGCGCACTCCCGCCGAGCTCGAGAAGATGCTGGGACGAGCGCTCCCGCTCACCGGGTTTCTTCGCGGCGGGCAGGTGCAGGCGGTGGACGCCGGGGGCAAGCTCTCGCCGGGTGACGTCCTTCTCCTGCGCGACACACCCGGTGGGCTTCGCGAGCTCGCCTCCACATTCCAGGTTCAGCTCTTCGACCGTGAAGGGGTGGGACGCTTCGTCGAGGCGGACACCGCACAAGGCGATTCGTTCCTCGCCGAGGTCGTCATCGATAGCGAATCCTCCCTGGTCGGTCGATCGCTGCGCCATGCGCGTTTCGCGGAGAGCCACCACGTCGTGGCGATCGGTTTTCGGGGCGGCGTCGAAGGCCTGCTCCGCGACGGTCGGGGCCTCGCGGACAAGACACTCGCCGCCGGCGATGTGCTGCTCGTCCAGGGACGAAAGGAGCGGCTTGCCGAGCTGCGCTCCACGCCCGGCCTGCTCCTTCTCGACAGCAGCACGCCGATGCCGCGCTCACCGTTGGCGCCCTGGGCTCTCGGGATCATGGCGGCGGTCGTCCTCGCCGCGGCGGGCAAGTGGCTGCCGATTCACGTCGCAGCCTTCCTCGGCGTGGTCGCCATGCTGCTTACCGGGTGCGTCAAGCTCGAAGGCCTCGGACGGGCGATCAGCCTCGAGGTGGTCCTCCTCGTGGCGTCGAGCGTGGCTCTCGGTCAGAGCCTGGTGCATACGGGAGCTGCGGCCTGGGTCGCAGGCGGGGTCGCGGCGCTAGCGATGCACGTTCCGCCGGCCGCTCAGGTTGCCCTCTTCATGGCTTTCGCTGCACTGCTCACGAACTTCGTTTCCAACAGCGCGGCAGCGGCCGTCGGAACTCCGATCGCCGTGGCGACCGCGGTTCAACTCGGGAGCCCACTCGAGCCCTTCGTTCTCGCCATTCTCTTCGGCGCCAACCTGAGCTATGCGACGCCGATGGCCTACCAGACCAACCTGTTGGTCATGAGTGCCGCCCGCTACACCTTCCGGGATTTCCTGCGGGTCGGAACACCCCTGGTGGTGCTCATGCTCGCGACGCTCTCGCTTCTTCTCGCGCGCCGCTACGGTCTCTGA
- a CDS encoding S46 family peptidase translates to MRSTRTFTLAALLVLPALAGPVRGDEGMWTFNGFPFERFEKAYGFRPSQELLDHLRLASVRHGGGGSASFVSADGLVITNHHVGAGCIGDLSTAERNIMRDGFVAATPEQEITCPALEINVLEGIERVTDKVRAVEKPGLDPGAAAAARRAVMAELEKECSERTKLRCDMVTLYQGGEYDLYQFRKFTDVRLAFAPEAQLAQFGGDNDNFEYPRYSMDFSLFRVYVDGKPYHPQHFLKWSATGVKEGDVTFLVGNPGSTGRLQTMAQLEYLRDVVYPLTLSWLDYSRARLYEYGMRGVEQDRLAREALDGVENSIKATSGFLSGLLDPAVMAKKAAEEKSLRDAVAKDPALAARIGDPWKEIDAALAKDRSQFARTMLLDRGLSSASALGGYARTLIRLAEEKGKPSGERLREYRDTALPQVYQRLASTAPIYPDFEAYRLGYALRLLATQLGPVHPVIRKVIGDSTPEEVAQKAVAGTRLGDLAVRQKLAEGGAAAIAAAHDPMIELMQQFEPLWREARDRTDREIDGVTRLAGAKIAETFFAVNGRDVYPDATFSLRISYAPVKGYEDNGVALPWATKLGGYFERSAKYGGKEPFDLPPALVKAKDKIDPNTPADFVTTHDIIGGNSGSPVVNRNGEFVGIVFDGNLQNIPNRFVYTDKEARAICVDARAILETLRKVYPAAHLAKELETGKR, encoded by the coding sequence ATGCGGTCGACGCGCACGTTCACGCTCGCCGCCCTGCTCGTCTTGCCGGCCCTCGCGGGGCCGGTACGAGGCGACGAGGGCATGTGGACCTTCAACGGCTTCCCCTTCGAGCGTTTCGAGAAGGCGTACGGCTTTCGCCCGAGCCAGGAGCTGCTCGATCATCTCCGCCTCGCCTCGGTGCGGCACGGTGGCGGCGGCAGCGCTTCGTTCGTTTCGGCCGACGGCCTGGTGATCACCAACCACCACGTCGGCGCCGGCTGCATCGGCGACCTCTCGACGGCCGAGCGCAACATCATGCGCGACGGCTTCGTCGCCGCGACGCCGGAGCAGGAGATCACCTGTCCGGCGCTCGAAATCAACGTGCTCGAGGGGATCGAGCGGGTCACCGACAAGGTGCGCGCAGTCGAGAAGCCGGGACTCGATCCCGGGGCGGCGGCCGCGGCACGGCGCGCGGTGATGGCCGAGCTCGAGAAGGAGTGCTCGGAGCGCACCAAGCTGCGCTGCGACATGGTCACGCTCTACCAGGGCGGCGAGTACGACCTCTACCAATTCCGCAAGTTCACCGACGTGCGCCTGGCCTTCGCGCCGGAGGCGCAGCTTGCGCAGTTCGGCGGCGACAACGACAACTTCGAGTACCCGCGCTACTCGATGGACTTCAGCCTCTTCCGCGTCTACGTCGACGGCAAGCCGTACCACCCGCAGCACTTCCTCAAGTGGAGCGCGACCGGGGTGAAGGAGGGCGACGTCACCTTCCTGGTCGGCAACCCCGGCTCGACCGGGCGCTTGCAGACGATGGCGCAGCTCGAATACCTGCGCGACGTCGTCTACCCGCTGACGCTCTCCTGGCTCGACTACAGCCGGGCACGTCTCTACGAGTACGGCATGCGGGGCGTCGAACAGGACCGCCTGGCACGCGAGGCGCTCGACGGCGTGGAGAACTCGATCAAGGCGACCTCGGGCTTCCTCTCGGGCCTGCTCGACCCGGCGGTGATGGCCAAGAAGGCGGCCGAAGAGAAGTCGCTGCGCGACGCCGTCGCCAAGGATCCGGCGCTCGCCGCCCGCATCGGCGATCCGTGGAAGGAGATCGACGCGGCGCTCGCCAAGGACCGCAGCCAGTTCGCCCGCACGATGCTGCTCGACCGCGGCCTGTCGAGCGCGAGCGCGCTCGGCGGCTATGCACGGACCCTGATCCGCCTGGCGGAGGAGAAGGGCAAGCCGAGCGGCGAGCGGCTGCGCGAGTACCGCGACACGGCGCTGCCGCAGGTCTACCAGCGCCTCGCTTCGACGGCGCCGATCTACCCCGATTTCGAGGCCTATCGCCTCGGCTACGCGCTGCGCCTGCTGGCCACCCAACTCGGCCCGGTCCACCCGGTGATCCGCAAGGTGATCGGCGACTCGACGCCGGAGGAGGTCGCGCAGAAGGCGGTGGCCGGCACTCGGCTCGGCGACCTCGCGGTGCGCCAGAAGCTCGCCGAGGGCGGTGCCGCGGCGATCGCCGCCGCGCACGACCCGATGATCGAGCTGATGCAGCAGTTTGAGCCGCTCTGGCGCGAGGCGCGGGACCGCACCGACCGCGAGATCGACGGGGTGACGCGCCTGGCCGGCGCCAAGATCGCCGAGACCTTCTTCGCCGTCAACGGCCGCGACGTCTACCCGGACGCCACCTTCTCGCTCCGCATCTCGTACGCGCCGGTCAAGGGCTACGAGGACAACGGCGTGGCGCTGCCGTGGGCGACGAAGCTGGGCGGCTACTTCGAGCGCTCGGCCAAGTACGGCGGCAAGGAGCCGTTCGACCTGCCGCCGGCGCTGGTCAAGGCAAAGGACAAGATCGACCCGAACACTCCCGCCGACTTCGTCACCACCCACGACATCATCGGCGGCAACTCGGGGAGCCCGGTCGTCAACCGCAACGGCGAGTTCGTCGGCATCGTCTTCGACGGCAACCTGCAGAACATCCCGAACCGCTTCGTCTACACCGACAAGGAAGCGCGCGCCATCTGCGTCGACGCCCGCGCCATCCTCGAGACCCTGCGGAAGGTCTACCCCGCAGCCCACCTCGCCAAGGAGCTCGAGACCGGCAAGCGCTGA
- a CDS encoding MFS transporter produces the protein MNQGSALGRLSFLMATCFVDMLGFLMVLPLLPFYATRLGADAVVVGLMVSAFAVAQLSTAPLWGRLSDRIGRRPTILGGLAVSTLAYLLFALACAERATDALSPSVLLAVLFVSRLVQGAGTGTTGVVQAYVSDSVAPEERAKALGWITAATSAGVMIGPAIGSLAATLGPAAPGLVAAGLCVANVTFGFFYLPEPERSVGKGEAPAKRSIRRMMSAVLAHPGRPAPSLIWIYALGMMAFMAMNAVLALYLQHRFGVTEKSIGYFYTFVGAVSLVMRSLVLGPAVARFGEPRVLQLGILSLALGFALMPLAPSIPLFGVVVVLIPVGTALLFPSTTSLVSRVADREEVGQTMGVQQAFGGIARMVGPMWAGAAFEHLAPSAPFWISALLSAGLWVFAVRISRQPEPVVVPVPEVSPEAPS, from the coding sequence ATGAATCAGGGTTCGGCGCTCGGGCGCCTGTCGTTCCTCATGGCCACCTGCTTCGTGGACATGCTCGGCTTCCTGATGGTCCTGCCGCTCCTGCCGTTCTACGCGACGCGGCTCGGTGCCGACGCGGTGGTCGTGGGGCTGATGGTCTCGGCGTTCGCCGTCGCGCAGCTCTCGACCGCACCGCTCTGGGGCCGCCTCTCGGACCGCATCGGGCGACGGCCGACGATCCTCGGTGGCCTCGCCGTCTCGACGCTCGCCTACCTGCTCTTCGCGCTCGCCTGCGCCGAGCGGGCGACCGACGCGTTGTCGCCGAGCGTCCTGCTCGCCGTGCTCTTCGTCTCGCGCCTGGTGCAGGGGGCCGGCACCGGGACGACGGGGGTGGTGCAGGCCTACGTCAGCGATTCGGTGGCGCCCGAGGAGCGTGCCAAGGCGCTCGGCTGGATCACCGCGGCGACGTCGGCCGGCGTGATGATCGGCCCGGCGATCGGCTCGCTCGCCGCGACGCTCGGCCCGGCGGCGCCGGGGCTGGTGGCGGCGGGGCTCTGTGTCGCCAACGTCACCTTCGGCTTCTTCTACCTGCCCGAGCCGGAGCGCTCGGTGGGCAAGGGAGAAGCGCCGGCGAAGCGCTCGATCCGCCGGATGATGAGCGCGGTGCTCGCCCATCCGGGGCGGCCGGCGCCCTCCCTCATCTGGATCTATGCCCTCGGCATGATGGCGTTCATGGCGATGAACGCCGTGCTGGCGCTCTACCTGCAGCACCGCTTCGGCGTCACCGAGAAGTCGATCGGCTACTTCTACACCTTCGTCGGCGCCGTCTCCCTGGTGATGCGGAGCCTCGTGCTCGGTCCGGCGGTGGCGCGCTTCGGCGAGCCGCGGGTCTTGCAGCTCGGGATCCTCTCGCTCGCCCTCGGCTTCGCGTTGATGCCGCTCGCACCGAGCATTCCGCTCTTCGGCGTGGTGGTGGTGTTGATCCCCGTCGGCACCGCGCTGCTCTTCCCGTCGACCACCTCGCTCGTCTCGCGGGTCGCCGACCGCGAGGAGGTCGGCCAGACGATGGGCGTGCAGCAGGCCTTCGGCGGGATCGCCCGGATGGTCGGCCCGATGTGGGCCGGCGCGGCGTTCGAGCATCTCGCGCCGTCGGCGCCGTTCTGGATCTCGGCGCTGCTTTCCGCGGGGCTCTGGGTGTTCGCCGTGCGGATCTCGCGCCAGCCGGAGCCGGTGGTCGTCCCGGTGCCCGAGGTGAGCCCTGAAGCTCCTTCCTGA
- a CDS encoding iron ABC transporter permease — protein MARLGEVLARPDELAALGRSLWISLASVALSAALGVPLAFLFTRHEFPGRRALAALVALPVALPPLVGVIAFLYLYGESGLAARAVQGLLGLAGAPWRLTGPGAILLVHAYSMYVYFYLFTRAALLREDPSLAEAAAVLGAGRFRTLVRITLPALGPALAGAAVLVFMTSLGSFSAPYLFGGSFRVMTTQILSSKQNGDLEHAEGETALLVAAALGGLWVARRLDRRRDRPVGQHGTPPAPRRSPRRAVRVAAAVGGWALALLLLAPHATLLLLSFVPPGSWTTEAFPPVFAIGNYAALVSSAERLRPVVNSLWMAAVATAGALALGLAVAQVAVMRRGRLGSVLEWLMALPWAVPGTAFAFALATTFSVNSPLTLRFLLIGTPWILPLAYLVRALPVTGGAALTGLRRLDPSLAEAASSLGASPARIFRRVTLPAIAPALAAGASLALLAALGDFVLSIVLYGYETRPISIEILSALRLQETGVAAAYGVLLAAASAVAFLLFGQEQGSGG, from the coding sequence TTGGCCCGCCTCGGCGAGGTGCTGGCGCGCCCCGACGAGCTCGCCGCGCTCGGCCGCAGTCTCTGGATCTCGCTGGCCTCGGTGGCGCTCTCGGCGGCGCTCGGCGTGCCGCTCGCCTTCCTCTTCACGCGTCACGAGTTCCCCGGGCGGCGGGCGCTCGCCGCGCTCGTGGCGCTGCCGGTCGCGTTGCCGCCGCTCGTCGGGGTGATCGCCTTCCTCTACCTCTACGGCGAGAGCGGCCTCGCGGCGCGGGCGGTGCAGGGGCTCCTCGGGCTGGCGGGGGCGCCCTGGCGCCTCACCGGGCCGGGGGCGATCCTCCTCGTCCACGCCTACTCGATGTACGTCTACTTCTACCTGTTCACCCGCGCCGCCCTGCTGCGGGAGGATCCGTCGCTCGCCGAAGCGGCCGCCGTGCTCGGAGCCGGGAGGTTTCGCACGCTGGTGCGTATCACCCTTCCAGCGCTCGGTCCGGCCCTGGCCGGCGCCGCCGTCCTGGTCTTCATGACCTCGCTCGGCTCGTTTTCGGCGCCGTATCTGTTCGGGGGCTCGTTCCGCGTGATGACGACTCAGATCCTCTCCTCCAAGCAGAACGGCGACCTCGAGCACGCCGAGGGGGAGACCGCGCTGCTCGTCGCCGCGGCGCTCGGCGGGCTCTGGGTGGCTCGCCGTCTCGACCGGCGGCGCGACCGACCGGTCGGTCAGCACGGGACGCCGCCGGCTCCACGCCGTTCGCCGCGTCGTGCCGTGCGCGTGGCCGCGGCCGTCGGCGGCTGGGCGCTCGCCCTGCTGCTGCTCGCGCCGCATGCGACGCTGCTGTTGCTTTCCTTCGTGCCGCCGGGGAGCTGGACGACCGAGGCCTTTCCGCCGGTGTTCGCCATCGGCAACTACGCGGCGCTCGTCTCGTCAGCGGAGCGCCTGCGGCCGGTCGTCAACTCGCTCTGGATGGCTGCCGTGGCGACCGCCGGGGCGCTCGCTCTCGGGCTCGCCGTGGCGCAGGTGGCGGTGATGCGACGGGGGCGGCTCGGCTCCGTGCTCGAGTGGCTGATGGCGCTCCCCTGGGCGGTACCCGGAACGGCGTTCGCCTTCGCCCTGGCCACGACCTTCAGCGTCAACTCGCCCCTGACGCTTCGTTTCCTCCTCATCGGCACGCCGTGGATCCTGCCGCTCGCCTACCTCGTGCGGGCCCTGCCGGTCACCGGTGGTGCGGCGCTCACGGGGCTTCGGCGCCTCGATCCGTCGCTCGCCGAGGCGGCCTCCTCGCTCGGCGCCTCGCCGGCGAGGATCTTCCGCCGCGTCACCCTGCCGGCGATCGCTCCGGCGCTGGCCGCCGGAGCGAGCCTCGCCCTGCTCGCCGCGCTCGGCGACTTCGTCCTGTCGATCGTTCTCTACGGCTACGAGACACGACCGATCTCGATCGAGATCCTCTCGGCATTGCGCCTGCAGGAGACCGGTGTCGCGGCCGCTTACGGCGTGCTGCTCGCCGCCGCCTCGGCGGTGGCCTTCCTGCTCTTCGGGCAGGAGCAGGGGAGCGGCGGATGA